A single genomic interval of Aureliella helgolandensis harbors:
- a CDS encoding DUF1501 domain-containing protein, translating into MLWSNSQTPLGMNRRHFMQHAMGASTLLGASLAMGNSLRLHAEELRKSRKSAILLWMGGGPSTIDLWDMKPDAATGGPFRPISTTGDVQICEHLPLIAQQMKHLSVVRSMNTREADHDRGRYYMHTGFVPNPNIEHPSYGAVVAHELMAQQRNSLQIPPFISVGGASEGPGFLGMGWAPFSVSSDGRIRNLEMGLQDQRMMQRIRALEFLESNFVAQRRGAAAEDHRKILHKTVELMTSEQMAAFEVAQEPEAVKERYGDTAFGRGCLMARRLVEVGVPFIEVDLGGWDNHQGIHATLKDQRLPVMDQAMSALVEDLSQRELLQDTAIIWMGEFGRTPTINGDAGRDHWARSWSVVVGGAGMPGGLAIGETDAEGRRVVSEPYSAEDLMATVCKSLGISMETTYQSKSGRPMKIANGGKIIRELVS; encoded by the coding sequence ATGCTGTGGTCCAATAGCCAAACTCCGCTCGGCATGAATCGCCGACATTTCATGCAGCATGCGATGGGCGCTTCAACCCTGCTCGGGGCCTCGCTGGCAATGGGCAACTCTTTGCGACTGCATGCAGAGGAATTGCGTAAATCGCGCAAGTCGGCCATCCTGCTGTGGATGGGAGGTGGACCTTCTACGATTGATCTATGGGACATGAAGCCTGACGCTGCCACCGGCGGTCCCTTTCGTCCCATCAGCACAACAGGCGACGTGCAAATCTGCGAGCATCTGCCGCTGATTGCCCAGCAGATGAAGCACTTGTCGGTCGTGCGTTCGATGAATACACGCGAAGCTGACCACGATCGGGGCCGCTATTACATGCACACCGGCTTCGTCCCTAATCCCAACATCGAACACCCGAGTTACGGAGCGGTTGTCGCGCACGAATTGATGGCCCAGCAGCGAAACTCGCTGCAGATCCCACCGTTCATTTCAGTCGGAGGGGCTAGCGAAGGTCCAGGGTTCCTGGGGATGGGCTGGGCCCCATTCTCGGTCAGTAGCGACGGGCGCATCCGCAATCTGGAAATGGGACTGCAAGATCAACGCATGATGCAACGCATCAGAGCACTTGAGTTCCTCGAGAGCAATTTCGTTGCACAGCGTCGCGGTGCGGCGGCCGAAGATCACAGGAAGATCCTGCACAAGACTGTCGAACTGATGACCAGTGAACAGATGGCCGCTTTCGAGGTAGCCCAAGAGCCGGAGGCAGTGAAAGAGCGATATGGGGATACCGCGTTCGGCCGCGGCTGCTTGATGGCTCGCCGCTTGGTCGAGGTCGGCGTTCCGTTTATCGAGGTAGATCTCGGAGGCTGGGACAATCACCAAGGTATCCACGCCACACTCAAGGACCAGCGTCTGCCTGTCATGGACCAAGCCATGAGTGCACTGGTCGAGGACCTCAGCCAACGTGAATTGCTGCAGGATACCGCAATCATTTGGATGGGGGAGTTTGGTAGAACCCCCACCATTAACGGAGACGCTGGTCGCGATCACTGGGCACGCTCTTGGAGCGTCGTGGTGGGGGGAGCAGGCATGCCTGGCGGACTTGCTATCGGTGAAACCGATGCCGAGGGACGACGGGTAGTCAGCGAACCCTATTCCGCAGAAGATTTGATGGCCACGGTCTGCAAGTCGCTAGGCATCTCGATGGAAACGACTTACCAAAGCAAGAGTGGCCGGCCCATGAAAATCGCGAACGGCGGCAAGATCATACGAGAACTGGTATCCTAG